One part of the Solanum dulcamara chromosome 3, daSolDulc1.2, whole genome shotgun sequence genome encodes these proteins:
- the LOC129883035 gene encoding uncharacterized protein LOC129883035, producing MGESEAKSETTLKDQGNEFFKAGNYLKAAALYTQAIKKDPSNATLYSNRAAAFLHLVKLSKALADAEMTINLKPEWEKGYFRKGCILEAMERYDDALAAFQIASKYNPQSSEVSKKMKTLTQLAKDKKRTEELENMRSNVDMAKHFDALKSVLSEKYGAEDGWKEFFSFLVETVENAVKSWHETSKVDPRVYFLLNKEKTDTEKYAPAVNIDKAFESPHTHSNCFAFLRQYAEDSFAQASCLVTPKSIISYPQVWKGQGSRKWKHGQNDGIFVQFESPSVRRLWFIPSSTEKGKTLCRDPVPLDIGAHEILPRVFKQV from the exons ATGGGAGAATCGGAGGCAAAATCAGAGACAACACTGAAAGATCAGGGAAATGAATTCTTCAAAGCTGGAAACTATCTTAAAGCGGCAGCTTTGTACACACAAGCAATCAAGAAAGACCCATCAAATGCCACTCTTTACAG CAATCGCGCTGCAGCATTTTTGCATCTGGTTAAACTTAGCAAAGCCCTTGCTGATGCCGAAATGACGATCAATCTGAAACCAGAGTGGGAAAAG GGTTATTTCAGGAAAGGATGCATACTAGAGGCTATGGAACGCTACGATGAT GCCTTGGCTGCTTTCCAgattgcatcaaaatataatCCACAAAGTTCGGAAGTATCCAAGAAGATGAAGACACTTACACAGCTGGCTAAAGATAAGAAGCGAACTGAAGAACTGGAGAACATGAGATCCAATGTTGACATGGCAAAACATTTTGATGCATTGAAATCTGTACTG TCTGAAAAATATGGAGCTGAAGATGGCTGGAAAGAGTTTTTCTCTTTCCTTGTTGAAACAGTAGAGAATGCTGTTAAGTCATGGCATGAAACTTCAAAAGTGGATCCTAGAGTTTACTTTCTTCTGAACAAGGAGAAGACAGACACGGAGAAGTATGCTCCAGCTGTTAATATAGATAAG GCTTTTGAGTCACCCCATACGCACAGCAATTGTTTTGCATTTCTTCGACAATATGCTGAAGATTCGTTCGCTCAAGCTTCCTGTTTAGTGACACCAAAAAGTATCATATCTTATCCACAG GTATGGAAAGGTCAAGGATCAAGAAAATGGAAGCATGGTCAAAATGATGGAATTTTTGTCCAATTTGAATCTCCTTCAGTGCGGAGGTTGTGGTTTATCCCTAGCTCCACTGAGAAAGGCAAAACATTATGCAG